The following coding sequences lie in one Musa acuminata AAA Group cultivar baxijiao chromosome BXJ1-8, Cavendish_Baxijiao_AAA, whole genome shotgun sequence genomic window:
- the LOC135588894 gene encoding probable calcium-binding protein CML32, with protein sequence MEKGAKADIRQPTQTLGRPSASFRLRSESLNALRLRRVFDLFDHNGDGEITVEELALALDRLGLGTSPDELRPTVAAYIPPGRAGLAFEEFEALHRDLGDSLFGASDAIGETHGEGEEDMREAFRVFDEDGDGFISASELQAVLVKLGLAEGRSIVRVQEMICSVDQNSDGRVDFGEFKHMMQGITVRGA encoded by the coding sequence ATGGAGAAAGGGGCCAAAGCTGACATCCGCCAGCCGACGCAGACCCTCGGCCGGCCGTCGGCGTCCTTCCGGCTTCGTTCCGAGAGCCTCAACGCCCTTCGCCTCCGCCGCGTCTTCGACCTCTTCGACCACAACGGCGACGGGGAGATCACCGTCGAGGAGCTGGCACTCGCCCTCGATCGCCTCGGCCTCGGCACCAGCCCCGACGAGCTCCGGCCCACCGTCGCCGCCTACATCCCGCCAGGCCGCGCCGGCCTCGCTTTCGAGGAGTTCGAGGCCCTCCACCGCGACCTCGGCGACTCCCTCTTCGGCGCCTCCGACGCCATCGGCGAGACGCAtggggagggagaggaggacATGAGGGAGGCGTTTCGGGTGTTCGACGAGGACGGGGACGGCTTCATCTCCGCGTCGGAGCTGCAGGCTGTGCTCGTCAAGCTGGGGCTGGCGGAGGGGCGGAGCATCGTGCGGGTGCAAGAGATGATCTGCTCCGTCGATCAGAATTCCGACGGCCGGGTGGATTTCGGGGAGTTCAAGCATATGATGCAGGGCATCACCGTCCGGGGCGCCTGA